The following coding sequences are from one Virgibacillus necropolis window:
- a CDS encoding thiol-disulfide oxidoreductase DCC family protein: MNKIVLFDGVCNFCDWSVQFIIKRDPKGHYKFASLQSNIGKMIAREHHIPSDIDSFILVDNRKCYYKSTAALRVCKKLKGTWKMVYFFIIIPKPIRDFFYEVLAKNRYKWFGKKDSCMIPSPEMRNRFIQEESDL; the protein is encoded by the coding sequence ATGAATAAAATTGTATTATTTGATGGAGTGTGTAACTTCTGTGACTGGAGCGTTCAATTCATTATCAAAAGAGATCCAAAAGGCCATTATAAATTTGCCTCGTTACAAAGTAATATTGGTAAAATGATTGCAAGAGAACATCACATCCCAAGTGATATTGATAGTTTCATACTAGTAGATAATCGTAAATGTTATTATAAGTCAACAGCTGCTCTTCGTGTCTGCAAGAAGTTAAAAGGGACTTGGAAAATGGTTTACTTCTTTATTATTATTCCAAAACCCATAAGAGATTTTTTTTATGAAGTGCTTGCTAAGAATAGATATAAATGGTTTGGAAAAAAAGATAGTTGTATGATCCCTTCTCCTGAAATGCGAAATAGATTTATACAAGAGGAATCTGATTTGTAG
- a CDS encoding gamma carbonic anhydrase — protein MIHHYKNIAPIIHDTAFIAKDAVITGDVTIGEESSIWFKTVIRGDVAPTKIGNRVSIQDLSMVHQSPNNPVIVEDDVTIGHQVTLHSGIIRNHALIGMGSLILDGAEIGEHAFLGAGSLVPPGKKIPPHTLALGRPAKVVRELTDEDYQEMERVRKTYVEKGQYYKHNTSL, from the coding sequence ATGATACACCACTATAAAAATATAGCACCTATTATTCATGATACTGCTTTTATAGCAAAAGATGCGGTAATTACTGGTGATGTTACGATTGGCGAAGAATCAAGCATTTGGTTTAAAACGGTAATTCGGGGCGATGTCGCGCCAACGAAAATTGGAAACAGAGTAAGTATACAGGATTTATCAATGGTTCATCAAAGCCCAAACAATCCTGTTATTGTGGAGGACGACGTGACAATCGGGCATCAAGTTACACTCCATTCCGGAATCATTCGCAACCATGCACTAATCGGAATGGGGTCACTTATATTAGATGGAGCTGAAATTGGTGAGCATGCATTCTTAGGAGCAGGTAGTCTTGTACCACCAGGTAAAAAAATCCCGCCACACACACTAGCATTAGGAAGACCTGCAAAGGTTGTACGAGAGCTTACAGATGAAGACTATCAAGAAATGGAACGTGTTAGAAAAACATATGTTGAAAAAGGACAGTACTATAAACATAATACATCTTTGTAA
- a CDS encoding tetraprenyl-beta-curcumene synthase family protein, with product MSYRVPKSSLSLMRKVYMKIFPQVRTELEYWKGRAGKIPNKELRNQALASISSKRFHCQGGGVYAILAKENWKEAIQFIVAYQTISDYLDNLCDRSTSLDPADFRLLHQSMLDALTPQVSVKNYYELRKDQHDGGYLNDLVKTCQKTLANREGYETIQDLLLKFCSLYGDLQVHKHVNHDERIPRLTSWFDENKGDLPQLRWYEFSAAAGSTLGVFCLVSYTLGEKISPELASVIYHGYFPYMQGLHILLDYYIDQKEDKMEADLNFCAYYESRTDLEKRLQSFIEKTHSHVQHLPDRHFHEMVQQGLVGLYLGDKKVSDLNGGTNMRKLLLDASGGQARFFYWNTRLYYKLTGK from the coding sequence TTGTCGTATCGTGTGCCGAAATCGTCACTATCATTAATGAGAAAGGTATATATGAAAATTTTCCCGCAGGTTCGTACAGAATTGGAATATTGGAAAGGCCGTGCAGGGAAAATTCCGAACAAAGAACTACGTAATCAAGCACTTGCAAGCATTTCTTCCAAACGGTTTCATTGTCAGGGCGGGGGAGTATATGCCATTCTCGCAAAAGAGAATTGGAAAGAGGCTATACAATTTATTGTAGCTTACCAAACAATTAGTGATTATTTAGATAACCTTTGTGATCGAAGTACATCTCTTGATCCAGCTGATTTTCGGTTGTTACATCAATCGATGCTCGATGCGTTAACGCCACAGGTTTCGGTTAAAAATTATTATGAATTACGTAAAGATCAGCATGATGGTGGTTATTTAAACGATTTAGTTAAAACATGTCAAAAGACACTAGCTAATAGGGAAGGGTATGAAACTATTCAGGACTTGTTACTGAAATTTTGTAGTCTATACGGGGACTTGCAAGTTCACAAACATGTTAACCATGATGAAAGAATACCGCGACTTACTTCATGGTTTGATGAAAATAAAGGAGACTTGCCACAATTAAGGTGGTACGAATTTTCAGCGGCAGCTGGCTCAACTTTGGGTGTTTTTTGTTTAGTTTCCTATACACTTGGTGAAAAAATATCACCTGAACTAGCGTCAGTTATTTATCATGGCTATTTTCCATATATGCAAGGTCTACATATTTTGTTGGATTATTATATTGATCAAAAAGAAGATAAAATGGAAGCAGATTTAAACTTTTGCGCTTATTATGAAAGTCGAACAGATCTAGAAAAACGATTGCAATCGTTTATTGAAAAGACGCATAGCCATGTCCAACATTTACCAGATCGACATTTTCATGAAATGGTTCAGCAGGGGTTAGTAGGGTTATATTTAGGTGATAAAAAAGTAAGTGATTTGAACGGTGGAACTAATATGAGGAAACTGTTACTTGATGCTAGTGGCGGACAAGCAAGGTTTTTCTACTGGAATACAAGGCTTTATTACAAACTTACTGGAAAATGA
- a CDS encoding amino acid ABC transporter ATP-binding protein, giving the protein MTMIDVKNLKKSFGKLEVLKDISVSIEEKEVICVIGASGSGKSTFLRCLNRLEKITGGQVIVDGQDITDKSVNINTVRQEVGMVFQQFNLFPHKTVMENIILAPMKTRGTSKEEATKKAEELLTKVGLNDKAGSYPGSLSGGQKQRVAIARALAMDPKIMLFDEPTSALDPEMVGDVLAVMKQLANEGMTMVVVTHEMGFAREVCDRVLYIDEGFIVEQNVPEELFSNPQHERTQAFLSKVL; this is encoded by the coding sequence ATGACAATGATTGATGTAAAAAACTTAAAAAAGTCCTTTGGCAAACTTGAAGTGTTGAAAGATATTAGTGTTTCCATTGAAGAAAAAGAAGTTATTTGCGTTATCGGGGCGTCTGGATCTGGGAAAAGCACCTTTCTTCGTTGTTTAAATCGACTCGAGAAAATTACAGGTGGACAGGTAATAGTTGATGGTCAGGATATCACGGACAAAAGTGTTAATATCAATACGGTTCGTCAAGAAGTTGGAATGGTGTTTCAACAGTTTAATCTATTCCCACATAAAACGGTGATGGAAAATATTATTCTTGCGCCAATGAAAACACGCGGGACTTCAAAAGAAGAAGCAACTAAAAAAGCTGAAGAATTATTGACCAAAGTTGGTTTAAATGACAAGGCTGGCAGCTACCCTGGTTCTTTATCAGGTGGACAAAAGCAACGTGTCGCAATTGCACGTGCCCTAGCGATGGATCCCAAGATCATGTTGTTTGATGAACCAACATCAGCTCTTGATCCTGAGATGGTTGGAGACGTGCTAGCGGTTATGAAACAGCTAGCCAATGAAGGAATGACAATGGTCGTCGTGACACATGAAATGGGATTTGCTCGCGAGGTTTGTGACCGTGTTTTGTACATTGATGAAGGATTTATTGTTGAGCAAAACGTTCCAGAAGAACTGTTTAGTAACCCACAACATGAACGTACACAAGCATTTTTGAGTAAAGTTTTATAG
- a CDS encoding amino acid ABC transporter permease, giving the protein MDVIIESFPYLLEGLKVTIYIFLVAIILGFIIGLIMALMRLSPWKVLNWIAKIFIDAIRGTPILVQLFFFYYGLNSLEFISMDRTTAGIITVAINAGAYFAEIIRAGIQSMDKGQTEAARSLGLTSSQNMRHIILPQAFRRMLPTFTNQAIISFKDTSLLSVIGIADLTQKGQVEIARTFEAFNIWLAVGVMYFIIIYLLSLLSSFLERRYKLR; this is encoded by the coding sequence ATGGATGTTATCATTGAGTCTTTTCCATATTTATTGGAAGGATTAAAAGTAACTATCTACATATTTTTAGTAGCAATTATCCTAGGGTTTATAATTGGTCTAATCATGGCATTAATGCGCTTATCTCCTTGGAAAGTTCTTAACTGGATTGCTAAGATATTTATCGACGCAATTCGTGGAACACCTATATTAGTACAATTATTCTTTTTCTATTATGGTCTAAACTCGCTTGAATTCATATCAATGGATCGTACAACTGCAGGTATTATTACAGTCGCAATCAATGCAGGTGCATACTTTGCGGAAATCATCCGTGCTGGTATTCAGTCTATGGACAAAGGACAGACAGAAGCCGCTCGTTCACTTGGTTTAACAAGTTCACAGAACATGCGCCATATCATATTACCTCAAGCATTTAGACGCATGCTTCCAACTTTTACAAACCAGGCAATTATAAGCTTTAAAGATACCTCTCTTCTTTCCGTTATTGGGATTGCCGATTTAACTCAAAAAGGGCAGGTTGAAATCGCTCGAACATTTGAAGCCTTCAATATATGGCTAGCGGTTGGAGTCATGTATTTCATTATTATATATTTATTATCCTTACTCTCTAGTTTTCTTGAAAGGAGATATAAACTACGATGA
- a CDS encoding transporter substrate-binding domain-containing protein, with protein MKKICLFSFLFALMVLLAACGSSGSDEGNASGEEGDGKVYKVGIDTTYPPFEFQEGDEYKGIDVDLIRAIAEDQGFEIQLEAMDFSGIIPAMQAGELDIAIAGMSITDERKEKVDFSDPYFEAGLSLVVADGNSEITSLEDLKGKTVAVKKGTTGATFAQENKDKYGYEIVQVNDSTSMFQEVGNGTADALIEDYPVISYAIAESDLKLQVVGDRLNGDNYGIAVLKGENDELLKKINDGLASLKESGKYDEILNTYLGEQ; from the coding sequence ATGAAGAAGATTTGTTTATTTAGTTTTTTATTCGCGTTAATGGTTTTATTAGCAGCATGTGGGTCTAGTGGCTCAGATGAAGGCAATGCATCCGGCGAAGAAGGGGATGGAAAAGTATATAAAGTAGGTATCGATACGACTTATCCACCATTTGAATTTCAAGAAGGTGACGAATACAAAGGAATTGACGTTGATTTAATCAGAGCAATTGCAGAAGATCAAGGCTTCGAAATCCAATTAGAGGCAATGGACTTTAGTGGTATTATTCCAGCAATGCAAGCAGGGGAACTAGATATTGCGATTGCTGGTATGAGTATTACAGACGAACGTAAAGAAAAAGTTGATTTCTCTGATCCATACTTTGAAGCAGGATTATCATTAGTTGTTGCAGACGGTAATTCTGAGATTACTAGCCTTGAAGATTTAAAAGGCAAAACTGTAGCGGTTAAAAAAGGAACAACTGGTGCCACCTTTGCACAAGAAAACAAAGATAAATATGGATATGAAATTGTTCAGGTAAACGATAGTACATCTATGTTCCAAGAAGTTGGAAATGGAACTGCTGACGCACTTATTGAAGATTATCCCGTAATCTCTTATGCGATAGCTGAAAGTGATCTTAAATTACAGGTTGTTGGAGACCGCTTGAATGGAGACAATTATGGTATTGCTGTTCTTAAAGGGGAAAACGATGAACTTCTCAAAAAAATAAATGATGGATTAGCTTCATTAAAGGAAAGCGGCAAGTATGATGAAATCTTAAATACGTATCTTGGAGAACAATAA
- a CDS encoding class I SAM-dependent methyltransferase, giving the protein MHIMKGILQFSHHLIEEAVNKGETVIDATCGNGHDTVFLSKVVGEGGHVYGFDIQEQAILNTRELLASQKIKNATIIKDSHSNAIHHLSVDQLTSLGGAIFNLGYLPGSDKGIVTKSETTILAIEGILTHLKENGVVVLVVYHGHEGGELEKRNIMEYVHQLDQKLHSVLYYGFINQKNTPPFIIAIEKRTN; this is encoded by the coding sequence ATGCATATAATGAAAGGAATTCTTCAATTTTCTCATCATTTAATAGAAGAAGCAGTAAATAAAGGTGAAACCGTAATCGATGCTACATGCGGAAATGGTCATGATACCGTTTTTTTGAGTAAAGTAGTTGGTGAAGGGGGTCATGTATACGGTTTTGACATTCAAGAACAGGCAATCCTTAACACACGGGAATTGCTTGCTTCACAAAAGATTAAGAACGCAACCATTATTAAAGATAGTCACAGCAATGCAATCCATCATTTGTCCGTTGACCAATTAACATCACTTGGCGGGGCTATCTTCAATCTTGGTTACCTTCCTGGAAGCGATAAAGGCATCGTCACAAAAAGTGAAACGACTATTCTTGCGATTGAAGGAATTTTAACGCATTTAAAAGAAAATGGGGTAGTTGTTTTGGTCGTTTATCATGGACATGAGGGCGGGGAATTAGAGAAGCGGAATATCATGGAATACGTCCATCAATTGGATCAAAAGCTACATAGTGTCCTCTATTATGGATTTATCAACCAAAAAAATACCCCACCATTTATTATTGCGATTGAAAAGAGAACTAACTAA
- the leuS gene encoding leucine--tRNA ligase, protein MSFDHQEIEKRWQSYWLENKTFKTNTYSEKDKAYVLDMFPYPSGAGLHVGHPEGYTATDIFSRMKRMQGYEVLHPMGWDAFGLPAEQYALDTGNSPAEFTLKNIETFKRQIQELGFSYDWDREIKTTDPNYYKWTQWIFTKLYEKGLAYVDEVAVNWCPALGTVLANEEVIDGKSERGGHPVVRKPMKQWMLKITAYADRLLEDLEGLEWPESLKEMQRNWIGRSEGAQVQFSIDGHDAEFTVFTTRPDTLFGATYAVLAPEHPLVNKITTISQKEAVEAYLNKVQTKSDLDRTDLAKEKTGVFTGAYAINPVNNEKMPIWVADYVLMSYGTGAIMAVPAHDERDFEFASKFELPIVEVVSGGNVTKEAFTGEGEHVNSGFLNGLGKDEAISKMIEWLVAKGKGQKEITYRLRDWLFARQRYWGEPIPIIHWEDGTMTAVPEEDLPLELPKLTEIKPSGTGESPLANTDWVNVIDPKTGMKGRRETNTMPQWAGSCWYFLRFIDPDNSEQLADPEALKKWLPVDTYIGGAEHAVLHLLYARFWHKFLYDINVVPTKEPFMRLFNQGMILGAGNEKMSKSKGNVVNPDDIVASHGADTLRLYEMFMGPLDAAIAWSTNGLDGARRFLDRVWRMAINEDGSLSDKITEGVQDSPLTKVYHQTVKKVTEDFENLHFNTGISQMMVFINEGYKADQLPKDYIEGFVKLLSPVAPHIAEELWSRLGHQETISYQPWPSYDESKLIEDEVEIALQVMGKVRSKINVARDISKDDLEKVALDDDKMQEWLEGKTIRKVIVVPGKLVNVVAN, encoded by the coding sequence ATGAGTTTTGATCATCAGGAAATTGAAAAAAGGTGGCAATCGTATTGGTTAGAAAATAAAACGTTTAAAACCAATACCTATTCCGAAAAAGATAAGGCTTATGTATTAGATATGTTTCCATATCCGTCAGGTGCGGGATTACATGTTGGACATCCAGAAGGCTATACCGCGACAGATATATTTTCTCGAATGAAGCGCATGCAAGGGTATGAGGTATTGCACCCAATGGGCTGGGATGCCTTTGGTTTACCTGCAGAACAATATGCACTTGATACAGGGAATAGTCCTGCTGAGTTTACATTGAAAAATATCGAAACGTTTAAACGTCAGATTCAAGAACTTGGCTTTTCCTATGATTGGGATCGCGAAATTAAGACAACAGATCCGAACTATTATAAATGGACACAATGGATTTTTACCAAGCTATACGAAAAGGGACTTGCCTATGTTGATGAAGTAGCAGTTAATTGGTGTCCGGCCCTTGGTACTGTACTTGCGAACGAGGAAGTTATTGATGGTAAAAGTGAACGCGGTGGGCATCCTGTTGTACGCAAACCAATGAAACAATGGATGTTGAAGATTACGGCTTACGCTGATCGTCTACTAGAAGATCTAGAAGGATTGGAATGGCCAGAAAGTCTAAAGGAAATGCAACGTAACTGGATTGGCCGGTCTGAAGGTGCACAAGTACAGTTTTCTATTGATGGACATGATGCGGAATTTACTGTATTTACTACGAGACCTGATACACTATTCGGTGCGACCTATGCAGTACTAGCACCCGAACATCCTTTAGTCAACAAAATTACAACAATTTCACAAAAAGAAGCAGTGGAAGCATATTTGAATAAGGTACAAACAAAATCTGATTTGGACCGGACAGATCTTGCAAAAGAAAAAACTGGTGTATTCACAGGTGCCTATGCAATTAATCCAGTAAATAATGAAAAAATGCCAATTTGGGTAGCGGATTATGTTCTCATGAGTTATGGAACAGGTGCAATTATGGCGGTCCCAGCGCACGATGAACGAGATTTTGAATTTGCCAGTAAATTTGAATTGCCAATAGTTGAGGTAGTTTCAGGTGGAAATGTTACCAAGGAAGCTTTTACTGGAGAAGGTGAACATGTTAATTCTGGTTTTTTGAATGGTTTGGGTAAGGATGAAGCTATATCGAAAATGATTGAATGGCTTGTAGCAAAAGGAAAAGGCCAAAAGGAAATTACGTATCGCTTGCGTGACTGGTTGTTTGCTAGACAGCGTTATTGGGGTGAACCAATTCCAATTATCCACTGGGAAGATGGTACGATGACAGCTGTACCTGAAGAAGACCTACCATTAGAGCTTCCTAAGCTAACCGAAATAAAACCATCTGGAACAGGCGAATCGCCACTCGCCAATACTGATTGGGTAAATGTTATCGACCCTAAAACAGGAATGAAAGGACGCCGCGAAACGAATACGATGCCACAATGGGCTGGCAGCTGTTGGTATTTCCTACGCTTCATTGATCCAGATAACTCTGAACAACTTGCGGATCCAGAAGCATTAAAAAAGTGGTTGCCAGTGGATACGTATATTGGTGGGGCTGAACATGCTGTACTTCATCTATTATATGCACGTTTTTGGCACAAATTTTTATATGATATCAATGTAGTTCCAACAAAAGAACCGTTCATGAGACTGTTTAATCAAGGGATGATCCTTGGCGCGGGTAATGAAAAAATGAGTAAATCAAAAGGAAATGTCGTTAATCCGGATGATATTGTTGCTTCGCATGGTGCTGATACATTGCGTTTATATGAAATGTTTATGGGACCTCTAGATGCTGCAATTGCTTGGTCAACAAATGGTTTAGACGGAGCGAGAAGATTTCTTGACCGTGTATGGCGAATGGCGATTAATGAGGATGGTTCTCTTTCTGATAAAATCACAGAGGGTGTACAAGATTCACCCTTAACCAAGGTATATCATCAAACCGTAAAAAAGGTAACGGAAGACTTTGAAAACCTGCATTTTAATACAGGTATTTCGCAAATGATGGTATTTATTAATGAGGGATATAAAGCAGACCAGCTTCCAAAGGATTATATAGAAGGGTTTGTTAAATTGCTTTCACCAGTAGCTCCACATATTGCAGAAGAATTGTGGAGTAGACTAGGACATCAGGAAACCATTAGTTATCAGCCATGGCCTAGCTACGATGAGTCTAAGCTAATAGAGGATGAAGTCGAAATTGCGCTACAAGTAATGGGCAAGGTTAGATCTAAGATAAATGTGGCACGAGACATTTCTAAAGATGACCTCGAAAAAGTAGCACTTGACGATGATAAAATGCAGGAATGGTTAGAAGGGAAAACGATACGAAAAGTAATTGTTGTTCCGGGAAAACTGGTTAATGTTGTAGCAAATTAA
- a CDS encoding rhodanese-like domain-containing protein, giving the protein MEHIQEFTSEELQSLLGKENSIEIIDVREDEEVAQGMIEDAKHIPLQEIPNSMENLSKDKHYVLVCRSGARSMRAATYLEEHGYKVANLAGGMLDWDGEIVF; this is encoded by the coding sequence GTGGAACATATTCAAGAGTTTACTTCTGAAGAATTACAAAGTTTATTAGGGAAAGAAAATAGCATTGAAATTATTGATGTTAGGGAGGACGAAGAGGTAGCACAAGGCATGATTGAAGATGCTAAGCATATTCCATTACAGGAAATTCCTAATAGTATGGAGAATTTAAGCAAAGACAAACACTATGTTCTTGTTTGCCGCTCTGGTGCTAGAAGTATGCGAGCTGCAACTTATCTTGAAGAACATGGCTATAAGGTTGCTAATCTTGCAGGCGGGATGTTGGATTGGGATGGTGAAATCGTTTTTTAA